AATTTTCCATTAAATTTAGCAAAATTACCAATCATAGCATTATCAAAACTGGCATTGCTTATTTGTACATTCGTTTGAATTAAAGAATTTGTTATGGTAGCATTTTCAATAATACTATTTTCACCTACAGAAACATAAGGCCCGATTTTAGTATTCTTCAATACTACATTTTTTCCTACGTAACAAGGCTGAATAATTTCTGAATTTTCCAATACAACATCATCAGAAACCAAATTATTTCCATCAGCAGCTTCAAACCCTAGTACTTGTTTGTTAGTATCAACAGTTGGATCTTTTTTACCACAGTCCATCCACGCATCTACTTTACCGGGTATAAATTTAGCACCTTGTTGCTTTAAAGATTCTAAAACATTTGTTAATTGATATTCATTGTTTTCTTTTAAATCATTATCAATCAAATACTGAATCTCTTCTTTAACTTTATCTCCGTCTTTAAAGTAATAGATTCCAATAATTGCTAAATCAGAAACAAATTCTTTAGGTTTTTCAACAAAATCTGTAATGAATCCGTTCTCTAATTTTACAACACCAAAAGCACTTGGATCTTCAACTTGTTTTACCCAAATAGCTCCATCAGCATTTGTATCTAAAGTAAAATCAGCTTTAAATAAAGTGTCAGCATAAGCCACAACACAAGGTCCGCTTAAAGATTCCTTAGCGCAATAAATAGCATGAGCAGTTCCTAGAGCTTCTTCTTGAACATAAACCGAACCTTTTGCTCCTAAATTATTAGCAATTTCGATTAGTTTTTGTTTAGTATCAGAAGGAAAACCTTTTTTAGCAGGTCCGATAACAAAAGCGATTTCTTCTATTTGTTGATCAATTACTTTGCTAATATCTTCAACTAAACGTTGTACAATAGTTTTTCCAGCAATAACAGTTAAAGGTTTTGGAGTGGTAAGAGTATGAGGGCGTAAGCGTGAGCCAACACCAGCCATAGGAACAATAATCTTCATTTAATTCTTCTAGTTTTTTACTATCGCAATATACTATATTAATTTTTTTGATGTAAGGGTTAAATTCCCTTAGGAATAGCACTTATTAGCGTCTTAGTATATTCTTTTTTTGGATTAGTGTAAATTTCATCTGCATCTCCAATTTCTTCAATTTGTCCAGCATTCATAACAATAAGTTGATCAGACATATATTTTACTACCGAAAGGTCATGAGATATAAAAATGTAAGTGAAATTGTATTTCAATTTTAACTCGTTTAATAGATTTAAAATTTGAGCTTGAATAGAAACATCTAAAGCGGAAACAGATTCGTCGCAAATTAATAATTTAGGTTGTAAGGCAATTGCTCTAGCGATTCCAATTCTTTGACGTTGTCCACCAGAAAATTCATGTGGATATCTATCATAATGAGTTACATCTAAACCAACATTTTTAAAAAGCTCTAAAACATAATCTTTTCTTTCTTTTTTATGAGATAGAATTTTATGAACTGTCATTGGTTCTAAAATTGCTTCACCGACTGTTTTTCTTGGATTTAATGAGGAAAAAGGATCTTGAAAGATAATTTGAATATCCTTTCTCATTAGTTTTAATTCTTTTGTGTTGAGTTTAGTAATATCTTTTCCTTGATAAAAAATCTCACCATTTGTAGCTTTTTCTAATTGTAAAATAGTTCTAACTAAAGTGGATTTTCCACAGCCAGATTCTCCTACTAAACCTAATGTTTCACCTTGGTATAAAGAAAAAGAAACATCATTTACAGCTTTAACAACATTTGGTTTTGTAAATAAAAATGATTTTGAAATGAATTCTTTTTTAAGATTTTTAACTTCTAAAAAAGGAGTAGTACTGTAAATTTTTTCATGATATACTTTTCTTTCTTCCTTTGAAAAAACACTGTTTTCCACTGTTTCGTTGATAAAGTCTTTTACCGTTGGCAACTTTTTTAAACGTACATTTTCTTTGGGTTTAGAGTTGATTAATGCTTTAGTGTAATTTTCTTTCGGGTTTTTGAATACTGAAGTAGTATTTCCATATTCTACAATCTCTCCTTTATACATAACAAGAACATCATCTGCAATCTCAGAAACTAAATTCAAGTCATGTGAAATAAAAAGAATACTCATTTGAGTTTCTAGTTGTAAGTTTTTTAAAAGTAAGATAATTTCTTTTTGAACAGTAACGTCTAAAGCGGTTGTAGGTTCATCAGCAATTAGTAATTTAGGTTTACATGCAATTGCCATAGCAATCATTACTCTTTGTTTTTGACCACCACTTATTTCATGCGGAAAGCTGTCGTAAATATGTTTTGGTCTTGGTAATTTTACTTTTTCGAATAAAGAAGTAACTTCTTCTCTTATTTCTTGTTTAGATAATTTTGTGTGTATTGATAAAATCTCTGCAACTTGTTTACCACATGTTATTGTGGGATTTAAAGAACTCATAGGTTCTTGAAAAATCATAGAAATTTCTTTTCCTCGGTATTTTTGAAATTCTTTTTCAGATAATGAGAATAATTCAGTATCTAAAAAGTTAATTTTACCTGAAACTTTTGCAGTTTTAGGTAGTAATCCAATTAATGCTAAAGAAGTTAACGATTTTCCACTTCCACTTTCACCAACAATTCCTAAAATAGAATTAGATTTAATTTTAAAGTTAAGATTGTTAATTACTTTAATTCCTTTGAATGAAATTGAAAAATCCTTAAATATTACCATAAAAAAGCTTTTAAAAATATTGTATTGTCAAAATTTTGGGTATAACTCTATCTATTTTAAATAATTAACCTTGTTTTTTTTGGATTAAAATAAAAAAAAATTATATTTGGCCCACTATTAACAAAATTTTAAGGTTTTGGTTAAGTCTTTTTAACTCAAATTCCTTATACTTTATAACCCTTCAAAAAATGAAAAACAATTACTTACCAAAGTTATTGCTTTTCGCTGGATTGTTGTCTTTTGGATTACAATCTAATGCACAAAACGAAAAGCAAATTAATGAAATTAGAAGCCAGTACGATCTGTCTAAACTTCAAACAATAGAGAAATCTATTGAAACAAGAGAAAACTCTCAAAGAAAGGAAGCTGTTAGAATAGCGAAACAAAAAGGTTGGAAAACTTCTTTCACAACTAAAGATGGTAGATTTTTACAACTACAAAGAATTGTAGACGATGTACCTGTTTACCTTACTACTTTTAATGTAGATGCAGCTAGATCTACTAGAACAAATCACTTAAATAATGGAGGTTCTTTAGGCTTAAACCTAATGGGACAAGGTATGACTGCTCACGTTTGGGATGGTGGTATTGCTAGAGCTTCTCACCAAGAATATGATGGAGCAGGAGGAAATAACCGTTTTTCTATCGGTGATGGAAGTACAAATTTAAATTTTCATGCAGCTCACGTAACAGGAACAATTATTGCTTCTGGTGTACAGGCAGATGCAAAAGGTATGGCTCCTCACGCTAAAGCTGTTGGATATTTCTGGGACAATGATCAATCAGAAGCAACAAATGCTGCTGCAAATGGAATGTTAGTTTCTAACCATTCATACGGTTTTGCAGCAAGAAATCCTAATACTGGTCAAGTTCAATTACCTCAATATTTCTTTGGTGGTTACATAGATGAATCTCGTGCTTGGGATCAAATTATGTTTAATGCACCAAATTATTTAATGGTAGTTGCTGCAGGTAATGACGGAAACGATAACACAGCAAATTCAAATCCAACAGGAGGTTCTGGTTGGGATAAATTAACAGGTCACTCAACTTCAAAGAACAATTTAGTAGTGGCAAATGCTCAAGATGCAAATGTAGATGCAAGTGGAAATTTAATTTCAGTATCTATAAATAGTTCAAGTAGTGAAGGTCCTACAGATGATTTCCGTATTAAGCCAGATATTACTGGTAACGGTACAGGAGTATATTCTACTTACCATAATAGTAATACTGCTTATAATTCTATTACAGGTACGTCTATGGCTTCTCCAAACGTAGCTGGTTCAATGATATTATTACAACAGCATTATAATAATGTTAATGGTAATTTTATGAGAGCTGCAACTTTAAAAGGTTTAGCTCTTCACACTGCTGATGATGCTGGAGCTTCTGGTCCAGATGCTGTTTTCGGATGGGGACTTTTAAATGCTAAAAGAGCTGCTGAAACAATTACTGCTAATGGAGCAGCTTCTAAGATTGAAGAATTAACGTTAACTTCTGGTCAAACATATACAATTACTGTAGATTCAGACGGAACTAGTCCTTTATTGGCTTCAATTTCTTGGACTGATAGACCAGGTACTGCTGTAACTACAGTGAATTCTACTACACCTGTATTAGTAAATGATTTAGATATTAGAGTTTCTAAAGGAAGTTCTGAGTTTTTACCATATGAGTTAACCGGACCAACATCTAGTGCTAAAAGAGATAATAATGTAGATCCATTCGAAAGAGTAGACGTAGCAAACGCTTCAGGAACTTATACGATTACTGTAACACACAAAGGAAGTTTAACTGGTGGTAGTCAAGCTTTTTCTTTAATTGTAACAGGTGTTACTGGAACTCCTGCAGTTTGTAATGCAACTACTCCTACAGGAGTAAATGTAAATGGAGTTTCTCAATCAGGAGCTACAGTAAATTGGTCTGCTGTTGCAGGGACAACTTACGATGTTAGATATAGAGTTTCAGGAACTTCTTCTTGGACAACAACTGCGGTTTCAGGAACTTCTTTAGATTTATCAGGGTTATCTTCAGCTACTCAATATCAAGTACAAGTTCGTAGCAAATGTCCTGATGGAACAAATTCATCATATAGTTCATCAACTACATTTACAACAAATGCACCAGCTGCATGTCAATCTTTACCTTATAGTGAAAGCTTTGAAAGTAATGATGGTTGGACTCAAGTTGGAGGAGATGATGGAAACTGGTTAAGAGACAGCGGAGGAACTCCATCTAATACTACTGGACCAAGTTCTGGTGCTGATGGTTCTTTCTATATGTTCTTAGAAGCTTCTACTAATGGAAGTGCTGGTCAAATAGGAAATAATGCTACTGCAATTTTAGAAAGTGGATGTTTTGATTTATCAGGTAAATCTGCAGCAGAGTTTACTTTCCAAAACCATATGTATGGAACAGATATAGGAAGTTTAACAGTTCAGGCTTCGTCAAACGATGGTGCTTCTTGGACTGATATTTGGACGCAATCTGGTAACCAAGGAAATCAATGGAATAGTGTTTCTGTAGATTTAGCTAGTTACTTAGGTTCAACAATTAAATTAAGAATAGTAGGTAGAACAGGAAATGGATGGAGAAGTGATGTTGCTATTGATGACTTAGGATTAACTGCTACAGACGCAGGATCTGATACACAAGCACCTTCAGCTCCTTCTAACGTTCAAGCTCCTAGCGTTACACAAACTACAGCTACTATAAGCTGGTCGGCTTCTACAGATAATGTAGGTGTTACAGGTTATGAAGTTTTCCAAGGTTCTACAAGTTTAGGAACAGTTACAGGAACTTCAGCAAACTTAACAGGATTAACAGCTGATACTTCATACACAATTTCTGTAAGAGCTGGAGACGCTGCAGGAAATCAATCTGCTGCTGGTTCAGTAACATTTACAACTCAAAGTGATACACCAGCACCAGTATCTTATTGTGCATCTAGTGGTAATAGAACACAATTCGAATGGATTGATAACGTAGAATTAGGAGGAATTGCAAATGCAACAGGAGCAGGAAGTGGTTATTCAGACTTTACTTCTCAAGTTGGAACATTAGCAAGAGGAAGTTCTAATAGTATGATTGTAAGTGCAGGATTCTCTGGTCAGGCATACACAGAGTTCTGGGCTGTATGGATTGATTTCAACAGAAACGGAACATTTGAAGACAGTGAAAAAGTAGTTTCAGGATCTTCCTCAAGTGCAAATAATTTATCTGCTACTGTAGATGTACCTTCAAACGCTGTTTTAGGACAAACTAGAATGAGAGTATCAATGAAGTATAATGCTGCTCAAACGGCATGTGAGAACTTTGCTGATGGTGAAGTTGAAGATTACACAATAAATATTACAGCTTCTACAACAAGTTCTAATTTATTTACAACATTTAGTGATGCTGATGCGTTAGGTAATGAAGAAGCTATTAATGTGGCTGCATACCCGAACCCTGCAACTAGTTTTGTACAGGTTAATTTAACTTCTAAAGAAGGAACTTTAAGTTCTTATAAGATAGTTAATACAATTGGTCAAACTGTTCAGAATGGTGATTTAACTAATGGAAGAATTAATATTTCTAGCTTAAATTCAGGTATGTATATTTTAGAAGTTACTTACGGACCTAAAAAATTAAAAACTAAATTGGTTAAAAGATAAACCCTTCAATTATTTACAACCAATCATAAAGCTCAAACTTTTGTTTGAGCTTTTTTTTATTTAGTACAACAAAAAAACAGGATAAACCCCTGTTTTTCAGTTTTCAGTGGTATTTATTGAAAAAGATCGCTATCTTTAAATTGAAACTCTAGCTAACCTATGAGTATCTTTATTGGTATCCCCCTTCCTCAAGGATTAGATTGCTAATCGATGTGTAACCCCCAAACACAAGAGGACATGAAGAATACGTTCTTAACACTGCTGATGCTTCTTTCTTTAACATGCTTTCCGCAAGAAAGAAGAAAATGTCACTCAGACGAAAACTTTGAGTACAGAAAAACAAAGACCCCCGCGATTCAAGATAACTTGGATCGAATTGAGAATTTTACTCAAATGAGAATACAGCAATTGGAAAAGCTCCACAGTAGAATGGAACAAAAGCTTATCACTATTCCAGTTGTAGTACATATTATCTACAGTAACGACTTAGAAAATATTAGTGATGATCAAGTTCAATCTCAAATTGATGTATTGAACGAAGATTTTCGAAAAACGAATCCCTACGTTACGGACAAATGGCCGCAGGCTGCTGACACTAAGATTCAGTTTCGCTTGGCTTCAGTCGATCCGAATGGTAATTCTACTAAAGGAATTACAAGAAAATCAACAACAAAAGAATCTTGGGGAGCCCAAGATCAAATGAAAGATTCAAAATCTGGTGGAGTAGATCCATGGAATACCGCTGAGTATTTAAACATATGGGTTTGTAACATTGGAAATGGAATATTAGGATACGCGCAATATCCAGGAGGAAAACCTTCAACAGATGGCGTGGTAATTAATCCGAAGTATTTTGGATCTTCAGACAAAGGATCAAACTTCTATTTAAGTGCACCTTTTGATAAAGGAAGAACAACTACGCACGAAATAGGTCATTTTTTAAATTTACGCCACATTTGGGGTAATAGTAGAGGTTGTGGTACTGACGATTTAGTTAGTGATACACCCGAATCTAATGGACCAAATTATGGCTGCCAACATGGAACAGTTTCTTGTGGATCTGAAGACATGATTGAGAATTTTATGGATTATTCAGATGATACTTGTATGAGTATTTTCACATCTGGACAAAGCGCTAGAATGCATGCAATATTAATGGAAGGAGGATTCAGACATGAGCTAGCTACATCTAATAAATTTGACTCGATTGTTAACGATCTTACAACGCCTGAAGGAATTGTAGTTTCTGATGTACAAACATGTGAAGCTCATATTTCTTGGGATGAAATTGAAGGTGTTTCTTATGATATTAGATATAGAATTTTAGGTTCTGAAACTTGGAACCAAACTTCTGTATTAGGAACTTCTATTGTTTTAAATGAATTATCTGATGATTCTGAATATGAAGTTAAAGTAAGAAGTACAAGTGAGTCTGGTGAATCTTTATACAGTTCATGTGTAAAATTTAACACACTAATTAAAGATCCATATTGTGAATCTAAAGCTACTAATGTGCAAGAGTTATATTTAGGGACTGTAACTTTAGGCAACATCAATAATACTTCTGATGGAGGTAATGGATATTCTAGTTTTGTTTCTCAGTCTACAAAAGTACTTAAAACACATGCTGTGAATTTTGAACTTACACCTGTTTGGACTGGAGGTATTAATTATGAAACAGGTTATTCAATTTTTGTAGATTACAATCAGGATAATGATTTTGATGACGAAGGTGAAACAGTATTTATTCAGAGTATGGTTACTGATCCTTTTGTTAAAGGAAGTTTTATAATACCGCATCACGCCTTAGAAGGTGATACAAGAATGCGAATAGCTGTAAAGTATGATGGTATTCCAAAAGAATGCGAAGTTTTTGAATATGGTGAAGTAGAGGACTATACATTAAAAATACTAGCTGCAGATCATGATACCCATGAACCTACAGCTCCAGAAAATTTACATGCTTCAGAAATTAAAGAAACAGCAATTACTTTGAGTTGGGATAACGCGATAGATGATGTTAATGTAGAAGGTTATGATGTTTTTATTGACGATAAATTTTTTGATTACATCACAACAGCTAGTATTGAAATTCCCAATCTTGATTTAGCAACAGAATACAAATTATCTGTAAGAACAGTAGATTGTTCAGGTAATGAATCTGATTTCTCTAATATTTCAGTAACTACAATAGGAGAAGCAATATCATACTGTCAATCTAGAGGAGAAAGTGTTGCTTATGAATGGATAGACAAAGTTGAAATTGGTGAAATTTCCAATGAAAGTTCTAACGACAAAGGATATGGAGATTATACAGCTTTAACAGCTAATGTAATAAAAGGGAGTCAAACTCCAATCGTTGTAAGCTCCGGTTTTTTGAACTTTAGCTATACTGAATTTTGGACAGTTTGGATCGATTTTAATCAAGATGGTTCTTTTGACGACGAAGAAAGAGTACTTGAAGGTTCTTCATCAGATGAGAGCGATTTATATGGAATTATTGATATTCCAACTAATGCACTACTTGGAAAAACCAGAATGCGAGTAGCTATGAAGTATAATACTAAAGCTTTAGCATGCGAATCCTTTTCTGAAGGAGAAGTAGAAGATTACACTCTAAATATAGTTGACTTAGATAATGCTCAAAACTTGAAAGAAGCTGACATTTCAAATGCTAATATCCTTGGAAATGAAGAAGAGTTTAATGTTACAGCTAGTCCAAATCCAGCAACAGATATTTTAGATATCAAAATACAAGATCACAAGCGAAACCAAATGGTATCATACACCATAGTAAATAATATGGGACAAATTGTTCAGCGAAATAACTTAAATAGCTTTAAACTCGATGTTTCTAAACTCAATTTTGGAGTTTATATTCTAGAGGTATACGATGGACAGAAAAAATTTCAAACCAAAATAGTTAAGAGATAATCCCCTTTTTTAATTATTTGTTAGAAAGCCTAAGCAAACGCTTAGGCTTTCGTTTTTCATGAAATTTCTTAACATACTTTAAGAATTGTTATAAAATATTTAAATAATAGAGTTATTGTTTGTTTATTTTAGGTTGAAAATATATTTTCGGTTTCCCTTTTCTTAAAAAACACATCATAAGTTTTCGAATTCGATAATGAATTAAGTTTTTTTTGAAATAAAAACGGAACATATAAAAATCTGAGTCAGTTGTATTGGAATATTTAATAGACACTAACAGTTTATCAAAGATTGTAAGTGTGTAATTCAATGTGGAATTATTTTAGAAACAATAAATAGTAGAGTTGAAAGTTTAATATCACATGAAATTACAAATACAACAGAATTAAGTAAATGTATCTAAATTGAATTAAGACATTTATGTTTTAGAGGTTAATGATGGTCGAAAATCATTTTGTTACCAATTTGGTAAAAGAATAAAGCATGAATAATCCCCTATATTGTTAACTAAGCCCAAGTATAAACTTGGGCTTAGTTTTTGTTTGTTTTTTCTTTTTTTTAACTTTTTTAGTGTTATTTGCGTAATAAATTAACGTTATATGTTTTTTTTATTTATAAAAGTGTTATTTTTGATATACAAAACATTTGTGATCAAGTAACTTCCATCACTTCACAAACTTGATTACATTTTTAAACCATTAAACCCTTTAAAAACAATGAAAAAAATTACTTTTTTGTTTCTTTTTGTTGCTGGAATACTATTTGCGCAACAAGGAAGAACTTGCCATACTATGGAAAATCTAGAGTATAGGCAATCTCAAGATCCTCAATTGAAAGAACGAATGAATAATATCGAAAAGTTTACTCAAAACAAACTCGATTTAATTTCAAAAGGATTGTATAAAGTAGACGGACAAATCATTACAATTCCAGTAGTAGTTCATGTAGTTTACAATACAGCACAACAAAATATTAGTGATGCCCAAGTATTGTCTCAAATAGAAGTATTAAACGAAGATTTCAGAAGAACAAATTCAGATGCCAATAACAAATGGTCTCAAGCGGCAGACATTCAAGTAGAATTTAAATTAGCTACTATAGATCCTAACGGAAATCCAACTAATGGAATTACTAGAACATCTACATCAGTAACATCGTGGAGCAGTAACGATAATATTAAAAGATCTTCTAGAGGAGGAAAAGATCCATGGAATACTTCAGAGTATTTAAATATGTGGGTAGGTAACCTAGGAGGAGGACTACTTGGTTACGCTCAGTTTCCTGGAGGAAATGCATCTACCGATGGAGTTGTAATGGGTACTCAATTTTTTGGGAGTTCAGATAAAGGTTCTGGATTTTTCTTATCAGCGCCTTTTGATAAAGGAAGAACAACTACTCACGAAGTAGGTCACTTTTTAAATTTACGTCATATTTGGGGTGACGGAGGATGTGGAGTTGATGATTTCGTTTCAGATACACCAAATTCAGATTCACCAACTTCTGGATGTCCAGGAAACAAAACAACTTGTGGTAGTTTAGATATGGTTGAAAACTATATGGATTATTCAGATGATGCATGTATGAATCTATTTACACAAGGTCAAAAAAATAGAATGAGAGCTGTTTTAGAATCAGGAGGAGCTAGAAGAAGTTTAGCTTTATCAGATAAATTTGGCTCTGGTGGTGGAGGTCCAGATCCAGTAACATGTTCCTCTACAATAAATTCTTTTCCGTACGGAGAGAGTTTTGAATCTAACGACGGCTGGACACAAGTTACTGGTGATGATGGGAACTGGGTAAGAGATGCAAACGGTACTCCTTCTAATGGAACAGGACCTAGCGCTGGAGCAGATGGAAGTTTTTACATGTTTTTAGAAGCGTCTACAAATGGAAGTACAGGTCAAATAGGTTCTAATGCTTCTGCAATTTTACAAAGTCCTTGTTTTGATCTTAGTGGATTATCTTCTGCTAATTTCTCTTTTAGTAATCACATGTTTGGTACAAGTGTAGGTTCATTAACTTTAGAAGCTTCTATTGATGGAACTTCATGGACTAGCTTATGGACACAAACAGGAAATCAAGGTAATCAATGGAATAACGTGTCAGTAGACTTAAACACATATCTAAATCAGACAGAATTAAAACTACGTTTTGTAGGAACTACAGGAACGAGTTGGTCTAGTGACATAGCTATTGATAATTTAACATTAACAACCGGAACTGGTGGTGGAAATCCGGATCCTGGATGTGCTTCACTAAACTTTAATGATTTTACACTGAATTCATTTTCTAACCAAGATTCAGCAGGTAATGCTTCTGTTGGAGGAAGTGGAAACTCATTAACTTTAACAAACAATACTTGGAAATATATTGATCTAAATTATACTGTAACTCCAAATACTGTCATTGAATTTGATTTTAGTAGTACTTCACAAGGAGAGATTCATGGAATAGGTTTTGAAGATGATAATTCATTAACATCAAGTAGATATTTTAAAGTTCATGGAACACAAAATTATGGTATAACTAACTTTGATAATTATACTAGCGGAACAACTACATATATAATTCCAGTTGGAGATTCATACACAGGAAGTATGGATCGTTTAGTGTTTATTAATGATAACGATGCTGGTTCTGGAAACAATTCTACATTTTCTAATGTAAAGATTTATGAAACTTCTTGCTCTTCATCTAGAACAGTGGTAGAGTTTGGAGCAAGAATCGATGTATTAGGAGATCAAGATGAAAATATATTAACAACATTAAAGTTAGCTCCAAATCCAGTATCTAAAGGAAGTAAGCTAGAAATAATAACTCCTGATAATTCAGATTTATCAAAGGTAAATTACCAAGTAATTAATATGCTAGGTCAAATAGTAAAGAAAGGAAATTTAAGTAATCGTATCATTAATACAAATACATTAACTCCTGGAGTATATATTTTGAATCTAAATAACAAATTTACAGGAACTAAAGAACGATTTATTATTAGATAATTGTTATCTATTTTTTGAAGTAAAAGAGGTCGTTTTTTAAACGACCTCTTTGTTTTTATCGCTACTGAAATCATTACATTTGTCTTTTATTTAGAAATTCATGAATTACCTTACTGTAGAAAATATTTCCAAAGCTTATGGAGAGCGCGTTTTGTTTGAAGATTTATCTTTTGGAATTAATAAAGATCAGAAAATAGCTTTTGTAGCTAAAAACGGAAGCGGTAAAACATCAATTTTAAACATTGTTGCAGGAAAAGATACGCCAGATTCAGGTCAGGTTATCAGTAGAAAAGGAATTCATATAGCATACTTATCTCAAGAACATAATTTTGATGCAAATCAAACAATAGAAGAAACAATTTTCGCTACAGAAAATAAAATTCTTCCAATTATTCAGCAGTATGAAGCAGCGTTACAAAATCCAGATGATGCCGAAGCGTATCAAAAAGCATTTGATTTAATGGATCAACACAATGCGTGGGATTTTGAAACACAGTATAAGCAAATCTTATCGAAACTAAAGTTAGATAATCTGCAACAAAAAGTAGGTTCACTTTCTGGAGGACAACGTAAACGTTTAGCTTTAGCAATTATCTTAATTAATAAACCAGATTTATTAATCTTAGATGAGCCAACCAACCATTTAGATTTAGAAA
This genomic stretch from Tenacibaculum jejuense harbors:
- a CDS encoding GEVED domain-containing protein; translation: MEQKLITIPVVVHIIYSNDLENISDDQVQSQIDVLNEDFRKTNPYVTDKWPQAADTKIQFRLASVDPNGNSTKGITRKSTTKESWGAQDQMKDSKSGGVDPWNTAEYLNIWVCNIGNGILGYAQYPGGKPSTDGVVINPKYFGSSDKGSNFYLSAPFDKGRTTTHEIGHFLNLRHIWGNSRGCGTDDLVSDTPESNGPNYGCQHGTVSCGSEDMIENFMDYSDDTCMSIFTSGQSARMHAILMEGGFRHELATSNKFDSIVNDLTTPEGIVVSDVQTCEAHISWDEIEGVSYDIRYRILGSETWNQTSVLGTSIVLNELSDDSEYEVKVRSTSESGESLYSSCVKFNTLIKDPYCESKATNVQELYLGTVTLGNINNTSDGGNGYSSFVSQSTKVLKTHAVNFELTPVWTGGINYETGYSIFVDYNQDNDFDDEGETVFIQSMVTDPFVKGSFIIPHHALEGDTRMRIAVKYDGIPKECEVFEYGEVEDYTLKILAADHDTHEPTAPENLHASEIKETAITLSWDNAIDDVNVEGYDVFIDDKFFDYITTASIEIPNLDLATEYKLSVRTVDCSGNESDFSNISVTTIGEAISYCQSRGESVAYEWIDKVEIGEISNESSNDKGYGDYTALTANVIKGSQTPIVVSSGFLNFSYTEFWTVWIDFNQDGSFDDEERVLEGSSSDESDLYGIIDIPTNALLGKTRMRVAMKYNTKALACESFSEGEVEDYTLNIVDLDNAQNLKEADISNANILGNEEEFNVTASPNPATDILDIKIQDHKRNQMVSYTIVNNMGQIVQRNNLNSFKLDVSKLNFGVYILEVYDGQKKFQTKIVKR
- a CDS encoding ABC transporter ATP-binding protein produces the protein MVIFKDFSISFKGIKVINNLNFKIKSNSILGIVGESGSGKSLTSLALIGLLPKTAKVSGKINFLDTELFSLSEKEFQKYRGKEISMIFQEPMSSLNPTITCGKQVAEILSIHTKLSKQEIREEVTSLFEKVKLPRPKHIYDSFPHEISGGQKQRVMIAMAIACKPKLLIADEPTTALDVTVQKEIILLLKNLQLETQMSILFISHDLNLVSEIADDVLVMYKGEIVEYGNTTSVFKNPKENYTKALINSKPKENVRLKKLPTVKDFINETVENSVFSKEERKVYHEKIYSTTPFLEVKNLKKEFISKSFLFTKPNVVKAVNDVSFSLYQGETLGLVGESGCGKSTLVRTILQLEKATNGEIFYQGKDITKLNTKELKLMRKDIQIIFQDPFSSLNPRKTVGEAILEPMTVHKILSHKKERKDYVLELFKNVGLDVTHYDRYPHEFSGGQRQRIGIARAIALQPKLLICDESVSALDVSIQAQILNLLNELKLKYNFTYIFISHDLSVVKYMSDQLIVMNAGQIEEIGDADEIYTNPKKEYTKTLISAIPKGI
- a CDS encoding S8 family serine peptidase — translated: MKNNYLPKLLLFAGLLSFGLQSNAQNEKQINEIRSQYDLSKLQTIEKSIETRENSQRKEAVRIAKQKGWKTSFTTKDGRFLQLQRIVDDVPVYLTTFNVDAARSTRTNHLNNGGSLGLNLMGQGMTAHVWDGGIARASHQEYDGAGGNNRFSIGDGSTNLNFHAAHVTGTIIASGVQADAKGMAPHAKAVGYFWDNDQSEATNAAANGMLVSNHSYGFAARNPNTGQVQLPQYFFGGYIDESRAWDQIMFNAPNYLMVVAAGNDGNDNTANSNPTGGSGWDKLTGHSTSKNNLVVANAQDANVDASGNLISVSINSSSSEGPTDDFRIKPDITGNGTGVYSTYHNSNTAYNSITGTSMASPNVAGSMILLQQHYNNVNGNFMRAATLKGLALHTADDAGASGPDAVFGWGLLNAKRAAETITANGAASKIEELTLTSGQTYTITVDSDGTSPLLASISWTDRPGTAVTTVNSTTPVLVNDLDIRVSKGSSEFLPYELTGPTSSAKRDNNVDPFERVDVANASGTYTITVTHKGSLTGGSQAFSLIVTGVTGTPAVCNATTPTGVNVNGVSQSGATVNWSAVAGTTYDVRYRVSGTSSWTTTAVSGTSLDLSGLSSATQYQVQVRSKCPDGTNSSYSSSTTFTTNAPAACQSLPYSESFESNDGWTQVGGDDGNWLRDSGGTPSNTTGPSSGADGSFYMFLEASTNGSAGQIGNNATAILESGCFDLSGKSAAEFTFQNHMYGTDIGSLTVQASSNDGASWTDIWTQSGNQGNQWNSVSVDLASYLGSTIKLRIVGRTGNGWRSDVAIDDLGLTATDAGSDTQAPSAPSNVQAPSVTQTTATISWSASTDNVGVTGYEVFQGSTSLGTVTGTSANLTGLTADTSYTISVRAGDAAGNQSAAGSVTFTTQSDTPAPVSYCASSGNRTQFEWIDNVELGGIANATGAGSGYSDFTSQVGTLARGSSNSMIVSAGFSGQAYTEFWAVWIDFNRNGTFEDSEKVVSGSSSSANNLSATVDVPSNAVLGQTRMRVSMKYNAAQTACENFADGEVEDYTINITASTTSSNLFTTFSDADALGNEEAINVAAYPNPATSFVQVNLTSKEGTLSSYKIVNTIGQTVQNGDLTNGRINISSLNSGMYILEVTYGPKKLKTKLVKR
- a CDS encoding sugar phosphate nucleotidyltransferase; amino-acid sequence: MKIIVPMAGVGSRLRPHTLTTPKPLTVIAGKTIVQRLVEDISKVIDQQIEEIAFVIGPAKKGFPSDTKQKLIEIANNLGAKGSVYVQEEALGTAHAIYCAKESLSGPCVVAYADTLFKADFTLDTNADGAIWVKQVEDPSAFGVVKLENGFITDFVEKPKEFVSDLAIIGIYYFKDGDKVKEEIQYLIDNDLKENNEYQLTNVLESLKQQGAKFIPGKVDAWMDCGKKDPTVDTNKQVLGFEAADGNNLVSDDVVLENSEIIQPCYVGKNVVLKNTKIGPYVSVGENSIIENATITNSLIQTNVQISNASFDNAMIGNFAKFNGKFTSISIGDYTELT